The following DNA comes from Pseudomonadota bacterium.
AACGCGTGTCCGGTTTCACCTGCCACAGGAGACCACGGTGAGCGCGAACAGCGGCAGCGCCAGGCAACCGAAGGACCCGGTCCACCTCGGCAACTGGCGACAGGCACCCCACTGCCGCTGGGCTTTCAACCACGTGCGGGAGATCGTGCCGGCGGCGCCGATCCTGCGCGACCGACGTGCGAAGCGCCCACTGCGGGACACGTCGACAGCACTCGACGGCATCCGGTTCACCGGGCACAGCAGCGCAACACTCACTGCGGCGCAGTGGTTGGACCAGGGTGCCGTCGACGCGGTCGTTGCGCTGCACGGTGACAGGGTGGTGCACGAGTGGTACGCCGCCGGGCAGGGCCCGGCCCTGCCACACATCCTGATGTCGGTCTCAAAATCCGTGTTGGGGCTGCTCGCGGGGGCGGTGTTGTCGGAGACCGGCACACGTGCAGACACACCGGTCGTCAGCGTGCTGCCGGAACTCGCCGGCAGTGCCTGGGACGGGGCTACCCTGCGGCAGGCGCTCGATATGCAAGTCAGCATCCGGTTCGAGGAGAATTACCTCGCGACCGACGGTGCCATCATCGAATACCGCAAAGCGCAGGGCTGGAATCCACTCGGACCGGGTGAACAACCCAGTGATTTGCGCACGTTCTTCCCGCGTCTCCGCGCGGGCGAGGGCGAGCACGGCGGGCCTTTCCACTACGTGTCGCCAAACACGGACATGATGGCCTGGGCGCTCGAACGCGTCAGCGGTACGCGCTACAACGAGCTGCTCACGTCCGTGCTCTGGCAGCCGATGGCGGCCGAGGAAGACGCCTACATCACGGTCGATCGCCTCGGGGCGCCGCGCGCGGCGGGCGGTGTCTGTGCAACGGCACGGGATCTCGCGCGCCTCGGCCTGGTGGTGTGCCAGGAGGGCACCCTCGCAGGCCGCCAGGTGCTGCCCGCGGACTGGGTGCGTGACACCCTCGGCGGCGGCGACCGGGACGCGTTCGCGCGCGGCGATTTTCGCGATAAGTTGCCCGGCGCCCCGATCAGCTACCGCAACTACTGTTACTGGAATGCCTGTGCCGAACCCTACCTGTTCGGCGTCGGCATCCATGGCCAGGCCTGGGTGATCGACCCGCAGCGCGCGCTCGTGGTGGCAGTGCAGAGCAGCCACGGTGACCCGCAGCCCGACGGCGCGATCGCCAACGCCATCGGCTTCTTCTCGGCGGTGCGCGACCACCTGGGCTGAGCGGATCGGCTGCCGAGCGCCACCGCCGGAGAAGCGGTGTCAGGGCTCGTCGGGGATTGGCGCCGGCGGCAGCCTGTTTTCGGTTGCCTCGTGCACCGCGGCGGCCGCGGCTTCCTGCACCGCGGGATTCTTGGCATCGGCGCCGAGCACCTCGACCTTGACGTTGCGCTCGGCGAAGGTCAGGCCATTTTTGTCGAAGATGTCGCGCACCTTCATGTAGGCGTCACGTCGAATCACCCATTGCTCGCCGGGTCTTGCCATGAACTTCACGCCGATGACCATGTTGAACTCCTCCATCCGCCGCACGCCCTGGGATTTCAACGTCTGGATGATGCTGTCGCCGTAGTCTTCGTTGGCCTTGAGCTCGGCACCCACCTGCTTGATCAGTTTTTTAACCAGTTTCAGGTCGGTTTCAAACGGCACCCGAAACTCGAGTTTCATGATCACCCAGTCGCGTGAGTGGTTGGTCAGCGATTTCAGCTCGCCAAAGGGAATGGTGTGAACCGCACCACGGTGATGGCGTACACGCAGAGAGCGGATCGACATCGATTCAACCGTGCCGCGCAGGTTTTCGATCTCGATGTATTCGCCGATCCGAAAGGCGTCGTCAATCAGAAAGAAGATGCCGGACACGATGTCGCGCACCAGAGCCTGTGCACCAAAGCCCACGGCCACGCCGAGCACACCGGCCCCGGCGATCAGTGGCGCGATATTCACGCCGAGCGAGGACAGCACGGTCAGCCCGACCATGATCAACAGCGTGATCATCAGCACGGAACGCAGCAGCGGCAGCAAGGTGGCCATCCGCGCCTCGGGGCCGGGCGCACGGCCGTCGGTCGGCGGCTCATAGTCCGCCAGTCGCCGGTCGATTGCGGTCTTGGCCCACACCCAGACGAGATCCGCCAGCAGCGCTGCTGCGATCACATCAATCACGATGCCGAACACCATGCCACCGAAACTGCTGTCTCGGCTCATGCTGTAGAAGTCCGAGCCCCAGACCCAGAGCAATAACAACAACGCGCCGGCAACCAGGATGAAACGCAGCAGACGGTGAGCCACAGGTCGGTAGTTGCCGAAGTCACGTTGCCTCAAGGCCGCATCGTGCTCGCGCGCATCGGCGTCGGATTCGCCGTCCGCCGCCGCATTGGCGGCCTCGGCTTGCCTGGCCAGGTGCGTGCGCTCGGCCTGGTTGAAGAGGTCGTTGATCGTGACGCCCGCCAGGCTCAACACCAACGGCACCAGGCCCACAACCACGACCGTGCCGGCAAAGCGCGGTGCACCGATCAACCACAGCACGTAGGTGAACAGCGTCAACACGGTCACGTACACCGGCCAGGCGTAGCTTGTCGGTGTGGTGATCCCTTTCGCTGCCCGGTATCCGGTGTAGGTGTGCCAGGTCGCGCCGATCACGACCGCCGCGCACACCGCGCCCGCGAGGGCGGTGACAGCGAGTGCAGCGGCATCGCTGTCCGGGCTGCCCGAGCGCTGCAAGGCAAGCGCACTGAGGTTGGCGCCAGCGATGCAGGTCAGGCTGCTCGCTACGGCGCCGACGTTCCAGCGGTGATTGACCTTGGCGAAGGCGGTGGTCAGGTTGAGCAGGCGCAGGCGCGGTGAGTTGGGAGCCAGCACGTAGCGCGACAAGGTGGAAAGTACGCGTGTCGTCAACACCACGGCGAGCGTCGTCAGCACCAGTTCCGCCATCGCCTGTTGCCAATCGAACAGCAGGTAGGCGCCGAGTGCACCGACGGCAAAGGCCGCTTGACCACCGATCATGAGTGCCGCGCGTTTGCTGGCCGCGACGACTCGCGCGTTCAGGGTGGGCATCACCGCCAGGGACAATCGTGTGCGCGCCCCGTCGGTGAATTGGCGGTAGAGCCACTCGAAACTCGCCCCGACGAACAGAAAGATCAACAGGTAGATGGCACCACGAAGAATCTCGGTGCGGCTGAGGTTGCCGACCCAGGCATCACGCACCCGGGCCGGCAGGGTCGGTAGCTCCGGCGCGACACGGGCGAGCACGCGGATGCGTTGCCGCAGACTGTCGAAGGTCGAACTCATGGGCATGTCGGCGTGTGCCTCGACGGCGTCGACCGGTCCCTCCTGAGGCTCGGCGCGCTGCCGCAACCACAACTCGACCTCGGGCTCGGACAGCAGCTCGAGAAACTGTTCCACCTTTGCGGGCGTCTCGACGTCGCCGGTACCGTGGTGGTCGGCCACAGCGACTGGCGCAACCCACAACACCAGCGCCAGTGCGCCGAACCCGCGCGCGCACCACCAGCGGGTCACGCCGAAACTTCCGGTGTCGAAGCCACATCGCGCTCGGGCAGATCCCGCTCGCTGAGGTCGGCCAGCAACAGCGTGTGCACCGTGAACCGGCCCGACGGCAGCGCAAGTTGGCACGCCAGCCGTTCGCCGCGTGCAGCGTGCCCCGGGGAGACCTGGTCGAGCGTGTCCGTCTCGATTCTGCTGGCCGGTGGCAGCGGGGCGTTACCGTCGAGTCGCACGCGACAGGTGCCGCAGCGTCCGCGTCCGCGACACTGATTGGGGTGTGGAATGCCGTGTTCGTTGGCGATCTCGAGCAGATTCAAACCGGGTCTGGAGTTGACGGTTTCGCCGGTGTCGAATTGCAGCGTCACGGTGTCGCCCTGCGACACCCGGTACACCCGCAGGGCCCGCGCCGCAAGCGTCAAACCCAGCACAACAAAGTAGCCAGTCACGAGGTTCTGGATCAGCGACACCAGAAACTGCACACCATCGCGGTAGACCGTCAGCGTGAACAGCGAACGTGTCGTGCCACGACTCATGGCAATGACCTGATTGCCTGCCTCGACGAAACCGAGCAGTGCGAGTATCGGAATTGCCACGACAAGCGGGTTGACGAACGGCGCCCAACGCGGCCAGTTATCGCGCAGCCGCAACCACGTCAACAGGCCGATGCAACCGTGGATCCAGACGACAATGACGATGACGACCTGCCAGAACCCGTCCATCGGGATCAGGTTCCAGAAGTAGTCGAGCATGACCGTGAAGGTCGGTTTGACCCCGAACACGCGCTCGAAGTTGGCCATGACCACCACGTGTGGTAACAACAGCGGCACCACGAGGTACGCGGACAGAAACTGCACGCTGTCACCCGTGCGCATGCTGAGGGTGTTTCGGTGGTAGAGCGCCACCATCCCCAACACCAGGTGTATCAGAAAAGCGATACCCAGCGTGATGCTGCCGGTGGCGTTTCGCCATGGCGCCATCAGCGTGTGGTGCGCAGTCTCCATCGCACCAAGCGAGACCAGACCGAAGGACAGGGTCAGCAAATGACAGGTCGTGAACACGAAGAGATACAACCCGGTCAGGATGCGCAAGGTTCGGATGGCGGATTGCATGTCGGCGACCCCGTTTGGTGGCGGTGTGCTTACTTGAACGCGGTCTCGGTGAAACTGCGCAACTTGCGTGAGTGCAGCCTTTCGAGTGGCATGCGACTGAGTTTTTGCAGGGTCAGTATGCCGATGCGCAGATGCTGGTCGACCTGTCTGCGGTAGAAGTCGGACGCCATGCCCGGCAGCTTCAGTTCACCGTGCAAGGGCTTGTCGGACACGCACAGCAGTGTGCCGTACGGCACGCGAAAACGGAATCCGTTGGCCGCGATGGTCGCCGATTCCATGTCGAGTGCGATCGCACGTGACTGCGACAAGCGGCGCACGGGGTCACTCTGGTCACGCAACTCCCAGTTGCGGTCGGCGATGGTGGCGACCGTGCCGGTGCGCATGATGCGCTTGAGCTCGAAACCGGTCAGCCCGGTGATCTCGGCGACGGCCTCCTCGAGTGCCACCTGGGTTTCGGCAAGTGCCGGCACCGGCACCGAGGCGGGCAGGTCGGTGTCGAGCACGTGGTCCTCGCGCACGTAGGCGTGGGCGAGGACGTAGTCGCCCAACCGTTGCGTCTTGCGCAAGCCCGCGCAGTGGCCGAGCATCAGCCAGGCGTCGGGGCGCAACACACCGATGTGGTCCGTGATGGTCTTGGCGTTCGACGGGCCGACGCCGATGTTCACGAGCGTGATGCCCTGGCCGTCCGGTTTGACCAGGTGGTAGGCCGGCATTTGCGGCGGCCGTGGCGGCGGCGTGCCCTCGGCGTCGTCCGGCGTGCCTGCACGCGTGATCACGTTGCCGGGTGCAACGAAGGCCGCGTAGCCGGCATCGGGGTCGGCCATGCAGGCTTCGGCAAAGGCACAGAAGCCGTCGACGTAGAACTGGTAGTTGGTGAACAGCACGAAGTTCTGGAAGTGCTCCGGGCGGGTCGCGGTGTAGTGCGCGAGGCGTGCGAGCGAGTAGTCGACACGCTGTGCCGTGAACGGCGCCAGCGGCAGCGGCACACCGGCCGCCGGCGTGTGGGTGCCGTTGACGATGTGGTCGTCGATGGTGGCGAGTTCGGGCACGTCGAACAGGTCGCGCAGCGGCACCTCGCGCACGGTTTCGTTGTCGGCCCGAATGTGCGCGTCGTCGCCGAACGCAAAGTGCAGGGGAATCGGTGTGGTCGACTGGCCCACGGTCACGTCGACCTTGTAGTTGCGGATCACCAACCCGAGCTGATCAACGAGGTAGGACCGGAACAGATCCGGTCGTGTGATCGTCGAGGCGTAGACCCCGGGCTCGGGCACGTGGCCGTAGGAGAGGCGCGTGTCGACCTGGGCGTAGGAGCTGATCGAGACCCGCACCTCGGGGTACCAGGCGCGAAACCGGCTCGCGCCGACGTCGTCACCGGCAGCAAAGCGACGAAAGGCCTCCGAGATGAAATGCGTGTGCTCGCGGTAGCGTTCGATCAGCGCCTCGACCGCGTCCTCGGCCCGATCGAATCGCTGGTCGTCCCGTCGAGGCGGTGAGAGTGCGGGACCGTGCCCGTTGTGTTCTGGTGAATCCATGGCGCAGTATGGGGGATCTCGGTGGCAAGGGGACGGCCAGCGGGAGCGCGTGATCGCCGTGTAGCAGAGGAGTGTAGTGGAGTGAGTCACCGGGACCGACAGCGGGCACTCTGCACCGCGCTGGGCACACGACATCCGCTGATACAGGCGCCGATGGCCGGTGGGCCGTGCACGCCAGCGCTGGTCGCCGCGGTCGGGCAGGCCGGCGCACTGGGTTCCTTCGGCTTTGCCTACAGCACACCGGAACAGATCGACGCCGACCTCGGCCGCACGCGCGCGCTGGCCGATGTACCGATCAACGCCAACCTGTTCGTCTTCCCAACAGCGCCCGCCGTGTCGGACGCCGGTCCCGCACTCGACGCCCAGGCAGCGTGCGGTCTCTACACCGTGCTTGGGGTCGATCCGCCGTCGGCGGTGCCAACGGGCCCCGGCCACCCCGATATCACAGCGCAAGTCGATGTGCTGTGTGACCACGCCCCGCGCGTCGTCACATTTCACTTCGGCCTGCCTGAGCCCACGATGCTCGACCGCCTCAAGGCCTGCGGTGCGACGGTTGGCGCCAGTGCCACGACGCCGGACGATGCCGACGCGCTGGTGGCGCAGGGTGCAGACTTCGTGATTGCACAGGGCGCCGAGGCCGGTGGCCACCGCGGCACGTTCGACCCGGAGCAACCCGACCACCCGATCGGCACCTTTGCGTTGGTGCGGGCGGTGCGCGAGCGCGTCGAGGTGCCCGTGGTCGCGGCGGGTGGGCTCATGGACGGCCGCGACATCGCCGCGGCCGAGCTGCTCGGCGCCGACGGCGCGCAGCTCGGTACCGCGTTTCTGTGTACGGACGAGTCCGGTGCGGCGCCGTTGTACCGCGACGTGCTCGACACCTGGTCCACCCGGTCCACGGTGCTGACCCGGGGCTTCTCGGGCCGCTGGGCGCGCGGCGTTCAGAACGACTACACCGATCACATGCACGACCAACCCGTGTTGCCCTTTCCGCTGCACAACAGCCTGACCGCGCCACTGCGGGCAGCGGCGAAGCGCGCGAACAGCGCCGAGGCGCAATCCGTCTGGGCCGGGCAGGGCTTCGCCCGCATGCGGGCCATGCCCGCGGCCGACCTCGTGCACCGTCTGATCGAGGAGCGCGACGCAGTCCGGCCCGCGGTCGACTGATACCCGCGTCGGTCTGGTGGGCAGCAACTGCGGCTTGCGCGAGCCGGACGGTCTCGCGCGGCTCAACTGGATCGCCGACGACCTCGACAGCGACACGACCGAGACCGACGCCAGCGATCCGCGTGTGATCGACGTGACAGGCCTCTCGATGACGATGACGGCCCAGGGCGCCGACCACACGGTCGGCAACCTGCCCAGGTGCGATTGCGTTGACAAGATCCTCGACCACCTCGACGAGAAGCGTGTCGACAGGCTGGTGCTGTGCGCCGCTGCAGACTCGCTCGGACGCTGCACCTTCGGACGCTCGGTCACGAGCGAGCCGATTGACTTTCGGGTCAACACGCTCAACGACGCGTTCGGGCCGAGCCTCGTCTCCGTCCCCTTCGTCGACATCGGCAAGCGCACGCTGCACAGGGAGCAAGACGCCGACCGGGCCGCGGGTTTCAGCGTCTCGGACGACGCGTTGCCGACGTTTTTCTCCGCCGACGCGCTTGAGCCCGCCTACCGCACCGCGCGCTTTTACGCGGCCGAGGTCGACGTCAGCCCGACGCGCTGGGCGTCCTGACAGCACGGTGCCGATGTGCTCAAATGGTGGGGCTGAGGCGCTCGTGAGCTGAGGCGCGTGCCTGACACGCGCTGATCCGGTGCGGTCAGCGCCCGAACGTACCTCCGCTCACCGTCAGCGAGACACCGCGCGCGCGCATGCAGACCTTTTCCCAGGCGCTGGCCGAAGCCGCGTCGTTGATCCTGAGTTTCGACCCGGCCCTGTTGGAGATCGTCGGTCTGTCGCTGCGGGTCTCGCTGCTGGCGGTTGCCATCGGGGCGCTGATCGGGTTACCGCTCGGCGCCGCGCTGGCCATCGCCCGGTTTCCTGGCCGCGGCGTGCTGACCGTGCTGGTCAACACGGCCATGGGCCTGCCGCCGGTCGTCGTGGGCCTGGTCGCCTACCTGTTGCTGTCGCGCGCCGGCGCCCTCGGCCCGCTCGAGCTGCTCTACACCCCGACGGCGATGGTCATCGCCCAGACGGTGCTGGTGACCCCGATCATCGCCGGGCTCGCGCGGCAGACGCTGGCGGAAATGCACGCCGAGTACCACGAGCAACTGACCCTGATGGGCGCCACAGCGCGCGCGCGCATCGCGGTGTTGCTCTGGGATGCCCGGTTCGCCCTGATCACCGCCTTGCTGGCCGGCTTCGGGCGCGCGTCGGCCGAGGTCGGCGCCGTGCTGATGGTGGGCGGCAACATCAACCACTACACGCGCGTGATGACGACCACGATCGCGATGGAAACCGCCAAAGGCAACCTCACCGTCGCACTCGGCCTCGGCATCGTGCTGTTGCTGATCGCGTTTTCGGTCAACGCGCTGGTGCACTGGGTACGCAACCACGCCGAGCGCACCGCCTATGCCTGAGGTGTTCCCGCTGGTGGTGCGCGACCTCGGCATCGAGCGCGACGGCAACCGTCTGTTGCACGTGTCGGACCTCACCGTGGCGGCTGCCGAGCGCGTCGGCCTCGTCGGCCCGAACGGGGCCGGCAAGTCGCTGCTGCTGCGCGCCCTGACAGGTGTGGTCGACGGCGTGTCGGCCGGCGCCGTGCGTTGGGGCGGGGCTGCACCCGGGCCGGCGGTGTTGCGCCACTGCGGTGTGGTGATGCAGCAGCCTTTGATGCTGCGCCGCAGCGTGCGGGACAACCTGCGCTGGGCGTTGTCCCGCCAGTTGGACCGCGCAGACGTGCCTGGTGCCGTCACGCACGCACTGGCCCTCAGCGGCCTGGCTGAACACGCCGGGCGCTCGGCGCGCGTGCTCTCGGGCGGCGAGCGCATGCGCCTTGCCATGGCGCGTGCACTGGCACTCTCGCCGGCGGTGCTGCTGCTCGACGAGCCCACCGCGAGCCTCGACCACAGTGCGGCACGCCAGGTCGAGTCGCTGGTGCGGGACAGCGTCGACGCGGGCACCACGCTGGTGTTGATTTCCCACGACCTCGCGCTCGTTCGGCGCCTCTGCGACCGCGTGGTGCTGATGCACCGTGGTCGGGTGATCTGCGACGCGCCAACCGAGGTGTTTTTCACGGCACCACCGTCCCCCGAGGCCGCGGCCTTCGTGCGTGGCGAGTACCTGGAGTGAACCCCATGAGACACGCCCTTGCCGGGCTCGCACTGCTTGCAGCTCTGACCCTTGCGACGGGCGCGCAGAGCGCGCCGCTGCTGTTGCAGTCGACCACGTCGACCCAGAATTCGGGGCTCTACGACGCCATCCTTCCCGTCTACCGGCAGAGTTCCGGCGAGATCGTGCGGGTCGTCGCTGTCGGCACCGGCCAGGCGATTCGCAACGCAGAGCGCTGTGACGCCGACGTCCTGCTGGTGCACGCACGCGAAGCCGAACTCGCCTTTGTCGCCGCCGGCTTCGGCGCTGCGCGCACAGATGTCATGTACAACGATTTCGTGATCGTCGGGCCGGCGGCCAACCCCGCCGGGTTGGCGCCGGACACGAGTGCAACCGAGGCGCTCGAGGCGATCTACGCGAACCGTGCTCCGTTCGCCTCGCGCGGCGACGACTCCGGCACGCACAAGAAAGAGCGCGCGCTCTGGACGCTGGCTGGCATCGACCCGGCCAAACACAGCGGCGCGTGGTACCTCGAGACCGGCACCGGCATGGGGGCAACGCTCAACATCGCCGTGGAATCGAACGCCTACGCGCTCACCGACCGCGCCACCTGGATCCGATTCGGCAACAAGCTGGACCACCGGATCCTGTATGAGAACGACCCGGCGCTGTTCAATCAGTACGGCGTCATATCAATCCATCCGGACCACTGTCCCGACGTCGACCACGTCGGCGCCGCGCGCTTCATCGCGTGGTTGACGGGTGACGCGGGTCAGGCGGCCATCGCCGCGTACCGGGTCGACGGCCAGCAGCTCTTTTTTCCGAACGCACCGCGCTGACCGGGCCCGGCGACGCGGGCTCTGGCCGGTTCAGGCGAATCGCGGCAGCGTGTGGCTGAGCTCGCGGTGCAGCACGCGCTCGTCGCCCTCGAAAGCCTCGATTTCCCCGCTGAGGTGAAAGTGCGTGGCGTCGGAGGTCATGCGCAGCCGGGTTTCGGTTCGAATCGACCAGTCGTCGCGTGCCAGGGTCTGCGTCCAGTGGGTTTCGCCTACGGCACTGAGCGGCTCTGCGGGGTTGATCGACCAGCGCTCGCGCCCCACGCTGCCCTTGACCAGGCCGTGTGAGGCGTCTTGCATTTCACCGAAATCGTCTTCGATCACGAGCGTGACCGTCTGGGTGATCAGGTCGTGCTCGACGCGCCGGGTGTGGTCGGGCTCGCGCAAGACCTCGTGTTGCCACGGCTCCGCCGACTCGGGCGGCTCGAAGACCACATCGCGCGCGTGCGACTCGGGCAGGCCGGGGAGGTCGATGCTGAGTGCCTCGAGGGTCAAGGCGACCGGCTCGGGCATCGGCCACAACAGCGGCCAGTAGTCGGTCGACACCGCCACCCGAAGGCCATTGCCCGCGGCAAACTCGATCGCACAGTGGTTCAGTTCGACGCTCACCTCCACCGTCTCACCCACCGGCATCGGTTGGTGTGTCGCGTGGTCATCGCGTTGGCAGAGGTTGAGCACACCGTAGCTCACCCGGCTGCTCGCGCCATCGGGCTGCACGTCGCACAGGCGCACCGCCACCTGCGCGAGCGGCTGGTCACTTCGCAGCCGCAGGCGCACCCGCGGCCGGCCAACCACCGCCAGCGGGGCGTCGAGCGGGGCAGTGTCGTAACAGCGGGCCAGTGCGTCGTCGGCCCGCTGGTCGTCCGGCATCTCCGGGCCCAGCCAGATCGCGCAGAATTCGCCGCTGTGCAGCCCACCGATGGCCGGTGTCGACACCCGGTGGCCGAGCGCGCCGTCGGTGGTTGCGGCCGATAGCGTGCCGCCCGGCGTGGCGTGCAACACGGTGTGCGGCACGGCGCTGTGCTTGTCGATGCCGACCCACCGACCGGCGCGTTCGGCGTACCAGGCTTGTGGCGGACTCGAGTCGAGCAGGTAGCCACGCCAATCGGGCTCGGCGTCGACGCCGTTCTCGAGGCCTTTGAGGTAGCGGTCCCACCAGCGCAGGGCTTCCTGCAGGAAGCCGATCCGCGGCTCGGGTGCAGCAAAGTGGGGGTACTTGTGCACCCAGGGCCCGGTGATGCCCTTGACCGGCGCATGCAGGTTGGACACCAGCGCCGGGATGGCGTTGACATAGGCGTCGCCCCACCCGCCGACCGCGAGCGTGGCCGCCTGAATTGCCGAGTACTGCTCACAGACCGAGCCGTGCCGCCAGTAGTCGTCGCGGGTGGGGTGGCCGAGCCAGGTGGCGGCGAGCATCGGCAGGTTGCGCAAGCGCTCGAGCCACATGTCGCGCCAGGCCTCGCCAACCAGCGCCGGGTCGGGTGGCCGCGATGAGTAGGAGAACATCGTGGCCGACCAGCCGAGGTTCTCGTTCAACAGGCAGCCGCCCTTGTAATGAATGTCGTCGGCAAACCGATCCACGGTTGAACACAAGGTGATGATGGCCTTGAGTGCAGCGGGTTGGCGCGCCGCCACCTGCAAAGAGTTGAAGCCGCCCCAGGAGATGCCCATCATGCCAACGGCGCCGGTACACCAGGCTTGCGTTGCAATCCAGTCGATCACCGCTTCGCAATCGGCGAGCTCCGTCTCGGTGTATTCGTCGAACAACAGGCCCTCGGAATCGCCGTTACCGCGCATGTCGACCCGAAGGCAGGCGTAGCCGCGTTCGGCGAACCAGGGGTGGGTCAGGCTGTCGCGCTCGACCGTGCCGTCACGTTTTCGGTAGGGCAGGTACTCGAGTATCGCCGGCACGGGCGCGTCGGTGTCTGGCAACCAGGCACGCGCCGACAAACGCGTGCCGTCGGCGAGGACGATGGCAAGGTCCGGGTGTTCGATCACGTTCATGTGCAACTGTCTCGCGGCGTCTGCTCGTCGTCGCCGCTATCGTCGGCGCGCATCGGTACAAATGCAACCGTCGCGCTACACTCGGCGCGTCAACCACGGGCAATCCGACACCGGTCGCGACCCCACCCACACCGAGCCCAAGCGCATGACCGTCGACCGCACAGGATTGCTCGCCGCGAGCGTGGCGGTGGTGCTCTGGGGGGTGTTTCCGGTGTACTGGAAATGGCTTGCCCACGTCGACGCGGTCGAGGTGCTGATGCACCGCAACGTCTGGTGTGTGGTGAGCTTGCTCGGTGTGGTTCTGGTGTCGCTGCGGCGCCGCAGCGCCGTCTGGACGGCACTGCGCTCCGGTCGGCAACTCGCGCTGCACGCGCTCGCCGGGTCGCTTGTCGGCTTCAACTGGGGGCTCTACATCTGGTCGGTGGCCAACGACAGGGTGGTCGAAGCCAGCCTCGGGTATTTCATCGCGCCGCTGTGCAGCGTGGCCCTCGGCGCACTGGTGCTCGGGGAGCGCCTCGACCGGGCCCAACGGTTCGCTGTGTTGCTGGCCGCCCTCGGTGTACTGACCATCGGCGTCGGCGGCCGCACGGTGCCGTGGATCGGTCTCGGGCTCGGCCTGAGCTTCGCGAGCTACGGCCTGTTGCGCAAGCGGGCACCAACCGGTCCGGTCGCCGGGCTCTTTCTCGAGACACTGACGCTGGTGCCGGTGTCGCTCGCGTGGCTGCTGCACCTCGCTGTGCGCGACCTTCAGCACTTCGGCACCGGCAGCCTCGGCACCGACGCCTTGCTCGTCGGCGGCGGCCTGGTCACGGCGGTGCCGCTGTTGCTCTACGGCATTGGTGCGCGCGGCCTGCCGTTGAGCGTATTGGGCCTGCTGTTCTACATTACGCCCAGCCTGCAATTCCTGATTGGCTGGTTGGTGTACGCCGAGCCGATCAGCGGTGCCCACTGGCTGGGCTTCGGCGCGATCTGGCTTGGCCTCGCGGTGTACAGCGTCGCCACCCACCGCGGCCTGCAACCTCAAGGGTTGTCGGCCACCGGCGCCATCAGCGCAAGCGAGGGCATGTGTTCGAGCAGCGAGCGTGTGTAGGGCGCGCGCGGGTGCTCGAACAGCGCGTCGGTGGCTTGCAACTCGACCAGCTTACCGGACTTGAGCACCGCGACGCG
Coding sequences within:
- a CDS encoding nitronate monooxygenase family protein, translating into MSHRDRQRALCTALGTRHPLIQAPMAGGPCTPALVAAVGQAGALGSFGFAYSTPEQIDADLGRTRALADVPINANLFVFPTAPAVSDAGPALDAQAACGLYTVLGVDPPSAVPTGPGHPDITAQVDVLCDHAPRVVTFHFGLPEPTMLDRLKACGATVGASATTPDDADALVAQGADFVIAQGAEAGGHRGTFDPEQPDHPIGTFALVRAVRERVEVPVVAAGGLMDGRDIAAAELLGADGAQLGTAFLCTDESGAAPLYRDVLDTWSTRSTVLTRGFSGRWARGVQNDYTDHMHDQPVLPFPLHNSLTAPLRAAAKRANSAEAQSVWAGQGFARMRAMPAADLVHRLIEERDAVRPAVD
- a CDS encoding mechanosensitive ion channel family protein, giving the protein MTRWWCARGFGALALVLWVAPVAVADHHGTGDVETPAKVEQFLELLSEPEVELWLRQRAEPQEGPVDAVEAHADMPMSSTFDSLRQRIRVLARVAPELPTLPARVRDAWVGNLSRTEILRGAIYLLIFLFVGASFEWLYRQFTDGARTRLSLAVMPTLNARVVAASKRAALMIGGQAAFAVGALGAYLLFDWQQAMAELVLTTLAVVLTTRVLSTLSRYVLAPNSPRLRLLNLTTAFAKVNHRWNVGAVASSLTCIAGANLSALALQRSGSPDSDAAALAVTALAGAVCAAVVIGATWHTYTGYRAAKGITTPTSYAWPVYVTVLTLFTYVLWLIGAPRFAGTVVVVGLVPLVLSLAGVTINDLFNQAERTHLARQAEAANAAADGESDADAREHDAALRQRDFGNYRPVAHRLLRFILVAGALLLLLWVWGSDFYSMSRDSSFGGMVFGIVIDVIAAALLADLVWVWAKTAIDRRLADYEPPTDGRAPGPEARMATLLPLLRSVLMITLLIMVGLTVLSSLGVNIAPLIAGAGVLGVAVGFGAQALVRDIVSGIFFLIDDAFRIGEYIEIENLRGTVESMSIRSLRVRHHRGAVHTIPFGELKSLTNHSRDWVIMKLEFRVPFETDLKLVKKLIKQVGAELKANEDYGDSIIQTLKSQGVRRMEEFNMVIGVKFMARPGEQWVIRRDAYMKVRDIFDKNGLTFAERNVKVEVLGADAKNPAVQEAAAAAVHEATENRLPPAPIPDEP
- a CDS encoding AMP nucleosidase; amino-acid sequence: MDSPEHNGHGPALSPPRRDDQRFDRAEDAVEALIERYREHTHFISEAFRRFAAGDDVGASRFRAWYPEVRVSISSYAQVDTRLSYGHVPEPGVYASTITRPDLFRSYLVDQLGLVIRNYKVDVTVGQSTTPIPLHFAFGDDAHIRADNETVREVPLRDLFDVPELATIDDHIVNGTHTPAAGVPLPLAPFTAQRVDYSLARLAHYTATRPEHFQNFVLFTNYQFYVDGFCAFAEACMADPDAGYAAFVAPGNVITRAGTPDDAEGTPPPRPPQMPAYHLVKPDGQGITLVNIGVGPSNAKTITDHIGVLRPDAWLMLGHCAGLRKTQRLGDYVLAHAYVREDHVLDTDLPASVPVPALAETQVALEEAVAEITGLTGFELKRIMRTGTVATIADRNWELRDQSDPVRRLSQSRAIALDMESATIAANGFRFRVPYGTLLCVSDKPLHGELKLPGMASDFYRRQVDQHLRIGILTLQKLSRMPLERLHSRKLRSFTETAFK
- a CDS encoding 2Fe-2S iron-sulfur cluster-binding protein, which codes for MQSAIRTLRILTGLYLFVFTTCHLLTLSFGLVSLGAMETAHHTLMAPWRNATGSITLGIAFLIHLVLGMVALYHRNTLSMRTGDSVQFLSAYLVVPLLLPHVVVMANFERVFGVKPTFTVMLDYFWNLIPMDGFWQVVIVIVVWIHGCIGLLTWLRLRDNWPRWAPFVNPLVVAIPILALLGFVEAGNQVIAMSRGTTRSLFTLTVYRDGVQFLVSLIQNLVTGYFVVLGLTLAARALRVYRVSQGDTVTLQFDTGETVNSRPGLNLLEIANEHGIPHPNQCRGRGRCGTCRVRLDGNAPLPPASRIETDTLDQVSPGHAARGERLACQLALPSGRFTVHTLLLADLSERDLPERDVASTPEVSA
- a CDS encoding serine hydrolase, with amino-acid sequence MSANSGSARQPKDPVHLGNWRQAPHCRWAFNHVREIVPAAPILRDRRAKRPLRDTSTALDGIRFTGHSSATLTAAQWLDQGAVDAVVALHGDRVVHEWYAAGQGPALPHILMSVSKSVLGLLAGAVLSETGTRADTPVVSVLPELAGSAWDGATLRQALDMQVSIRFEENYLATDGAIIEYRKAQGWNPLGPGEQPSDLRTFFPRLRAGEGEHGGPFHYVSPNTDMMAWALERVSGTRYNELLTSVLWQPMAAEEDAYITVDRLGAPRAAGGVCATARDLARLGLVVCQEGTLAGRQVLPADWVRDTLGGGDRDAFARGDFRDKLPGAPISYRNYCYWNACAEPYLFGVGIHGQAWVIDPQRALVVAVQSSHGDPQPDGAIANAIGFFSAVRDHLG